A window from Culex pipiens pallens isolate TS chromosome 3, TS_CPP_V2, whole genome shotgun sequence encodes these proteins:
- the LOC120425593 gene encoding uncharacterized protein LOC120425593: protein MKIPLILFWAWVIQADMQLYDLNTNPGVVMLRSGRRYIKEGNIRIYHKIDLQAYGPLIVRCRTAINSLKTARNYKEVIDLLSHRVEKIMNMYRDLYPKEVVRRKRALDFLGTGIKFITGNMDSDDRAQIKSDIDTILNKEEDLVKQNNKQIVINKQLETRVNKMIRIINDQQNNAILQLNDFNILKQTIIATDHLNQIEGHLDSIAETIHLAKFNIISKSFLEPEEIGLVQKTLIEQDVALHNVNQIYDFLEIKVAYLQSNLFFVILVPRLKQGTFKSYLLAAIPKNGKIIQLPAPDALVGGNQTYFIRQHCAGGDSIVVCNEEDLIDVSGDNCFDPIFRGSTGDCVFTNYSSTSRVRRLTDNHILLNSGNKTKLSSTCGLPDRNLSGNVLIFFENCTVQINDEIFKDVLFNTREKIDIIPLNGQIINEGRFNASLSLQNVHELHLAHREWLESIERKATATDSRNIGIFFVFSCLFSAMFVAKVCARRTKLKDGGVTDARHHPSHHARSDTHTCAAHTTDATTDATTAATADTNTSLERGNDSRKKLKLALNKAVLN, encoded by the coding sequence ATGAAGATTCCACTCATTCTATTCTGGGCCTGGGTCATCCAAGCGGACATGCAGCTTTACGACTTGAACACCAACCCCGGCGTTGTAATGTTGCGATCAGGAAGAAGATATATCAAAGAAGGTAACATTCGAATTTACCATAAAATTGACCTCCAGGCATACGGACCACTGATTGTTCGGTGTAGAACCGCTATCAACAGCCTAAAAACAGCTAGGAATTATAAAGAGGTTATAGATTTACTAAGCCATAGGGTCGAAAAAATCATGAACATGTACCGAGATCTTTACCCTAAAGAGGTAGTAAGAAGAAAAAGAGCTCTAGATTTTCTAGGAACTGGGATTAAGTTCATAACGGGTAACATGGACTCCGATGATAGGGCCCAGATCAAGAGCGACATAGATACAATATTGAATAAGGAAGAAGACCTcgttaaacaaaataataaacagATAGTTATAAATAAACAGTTAGAAACAAGAGTAAACAAAATGATTAGGATTATTAATGATCAGCAGAACAATGCCATACTACAACTGAACGATTTCAACATCTTAAAACAGACAATTATTGCAACCGATCACCTTAACCAAATCGAGGGCCATCTAGATAGTATAGCTGAAACAATCCATCTGGCAAAATTCAACATCATCTCGAAATCGTTTTTAGAACCAGAAGAAATAGGACTAGTTCAAAAAACCCTGATTGAGCAAGATGTTGCTCTTCATAATGTTAATCAAATCTACGATTTTTTAGAGATCAAGGTAGCATACTTGCAAtcgaatctattttttgttatattggTCCCGCGGTTAAAACAAGGAACGTTCAAAAGTTATTTGTTAGCAGCCATCCCAAAGAATGGGAAGATCATTCAACTCCCGGCACCCGACGCTTTGGTCGGCGGAAACCAAACGTACTTCATCAGGCAGCACTGTGCGGGTGGTGACTCTATTGTGGTATGCAATGAAGAGGATCTTATTGACGTTAGTGGCGACAACTGCTTCGACCCAATATTTCGAGGCTCAACAGGTGACTGCGTGTTCACCAACTATTCAAGCACAAGTAGAGTAAGGAGGCTAACGGACAATCACATCCTTCTAAACAGCGGAAACAAGACAAAGCTGTCATCAACGTGCGGCCTCCCAGATCGTAATCTGAGCGGTaacgttctgatttttttcgaaaactgcACTGTCCAGATtaacgacgaaattttcaaagacGTCTTGTTTAACACGAGGGAGAAAATCGACATAATCCCCCTAAACGGACAAATTATTAACGAAGGTCGCTTCAATGCAAGCCTATCTCTGCAAAACGTACACGAGCTGCACCTAGCTCATAGAGAATGGCTAGAGAGCATTGAGAGGAAGGCCACCGCGACGGATTCCAGAAACATAGGAATATTTTTCGTCTTTTCCTGCCTTTTCTCGGCGATGTTTGTAGCCAAGGTTTGTGCGAGACGCACAAAACTGAAGGACGGAGGAGTTACGGATGCCCGCCACCACCCTAGCCACCATGCCCGTAGTGACACACACACCTGCGCTGCCCACACGACCGATGCCACGACCGATGCCACGACCGCTGCCACAGCCGACACCAACACCTCTCTGGAGAGAGGCAACGATAGCCGGAAGAAGCTTAAACTTGCGCTCAATAAAGCAGTATTGAACTAG